Proteins found in one Nocardia brasiliensis ATCC 700358 genomic segment:
- a CDS encoding short-chain fatty acyl-CoA regulator family protein, whose translation MRKMYAGARLRRLREERRLTQAALAKSLDLSPSYLNQLERDQRPLTIPVLLKLNSTFDLDVQFFAADSDARLVSDLHEVLIDAAGGHTAPLTEVEELATRQPDVARIVVAMHRRLRAATDQLDLLSARVDTPAGTPGVPMPYEDVRDFFYDHHNHIPQLDIAAEQLFEQSGLTIGSLDRQLARVAEERAGVTVLVRGDGADPTIPKRHYDPETRTLTLARRLRPGQRAFQIATTLALLLYGTELDGVLAETPSLTGESRTLARIGLANYFAGALVLPYSRFLRSAEELHYDIDLLGLRFEVGFETICHRLSTLQRQGQRGVPFFFVRTDRAGNISKRQSATAFHFSRVGGSCPLWVVHEAFAYPGRILTQIAEMPDGRRYLWIARTAMTAPQGFGTATKNFAIGLGCDIEYADRLVYSSGLQLDDPATAVPIGAGCKVCERPACPQRAFPHIGSPLAVDENTSTDLPYPRIGH comes from the coding sequence GTGCGGAAGATGTACGCGGGTGCGCGGCTGCGGCGGTTGCGCGAGGAACGCCGGCTCACCCAGGCGGCGCTGGCGAAATCGCTGGATCTCTCACCCAGCTATCTCAACCAGCTCGAACGTGACCAGCGCCCGCTCACCATCCCGGTGCTACTGAAACTCAACTCCACCTTCGACCTGGACGTGCAGTTCTTCGCGGCGGACTCCGATGCCCGGCTCGTCTCGGATCTGCACGAGGTGCTGATCGATGCCGCGGGCGGGCACACCGCGCCGCTCACCGAAGTGGAGGAGCTGGCGACCAGACAGCCCGACGTCGCGCGGATCGTCGTCGCGATGCACCGGCGACTGCGCGCCGCCACCGACCAGCTGGACCTGCTCTCCGCCCGGGTGGACACGCCCGCCGGCACGCCCGGCGTGCCCATGCCCTACGAGGACGTGCGGGACTTCTTCTACGACCACCACAACCACATCCCGCAGCTGGACATCGCCGCCGAGCAGCTCTTCGAACAGTCCGGGCTGACCATCGGCTCGCTCGATCGCCAGCTCGCCAGGGTCGCGGAGGAACGCGCCGGGGTCACGGTGCTGGTCCGCGGCGACGGCGCCGATCCCACCATCCCGAAACGCCACTACGATCCCGAAACCCGCACGCTGACCCTGGCTCGGCGACTGCGGCCCGGCCAGCGCGCCTTCCAGATCGCGACCACCCTCGCCCTGCTGCTGTACGGCACCGAACTCGACGGCGTGCTCGCCGAAACCCCATCGCTCACCGGCGAATCCCGCACGCTCGCCCGCATCGGACTGGCCAACTACTTCGCGGGCGCATTGGTGCTGCCCTACAGTCGCTTCCTGCGCTCGGCCGAGGAGTTGCACTACGACATCGACCTGCTCGGCCTGCGTTTCGAGGTCGGCTTCGAGACCATCTGCCACCGGCTCAGCACCCTGCAACGGCAGGGCCAGCGCGGCGTGCCGTTCTTCTTCGTCCGCACCGACCGGGCGGGCAATATCTCGAAACGCCAGTCCGCCACCGCTTTTCACTTCTCCAGGGTCGGCGGTAGCTGTCCGCTGTGGGTGGTGCACGAGGCGTTCGCCTATCCGGGCCGCATCCTGACCCAGATCGCCGAGATGCCCGACGGCAGGCGCTATCTGTGGATCGCGCGCACCGCGATGACCGCGCCGCAGGGATTCGGTACCGCGACAAAGAATTTCGCGATCGGGCTGGGCTGCGATATCGAATACGCCGACCGCCTGGTGTATTCCTCCGGACTGCAACTGGACGACCCGGCGACAGCGGTGCCGATCGGCGCGGGCTGCAAGGTGTGCGAACGCCCCGCCTGCCCCCAGCGCGCCTTCCCGCACATCGGCAGCCCCCTGGCCGTCGACGAGAACACCAGCACCGACCTCCCCTACCCCCGCATCGGGCACTGA
- a CDS encoding limonene-1,2-epoxide hydrolase family protein: protein MPSPDELVRAMCRSWSDPDPDRIASFFAEDAVYHNIPMEPVVGRAAIRDFLVGFLATFRGVDFDIHHQVAAGNLVMNERTDTLRTADRAIPLPVTGVFEVSDGAITAWRDYFDMGAINKAFDL from the coding sequence ATGCCGAGCCCCGATGAACTCGTCCGTGCCATGTGCCGGAGCTGGTCGGACCCCGATCCGGACCGCATCGCGTCCTTCTTCGCCGAAGACGCCGTCTACCACAACATTCCGATGGAGCCGGTGGTCGGCCGGGCCGCGATCCGTGATTTCCTCGTCGGATTCCTGGCCACCTTTCGAGGCGTCGATTTCGACATCCACCACCAGGTCGCGGCCGGCAACCTGGTCATGAACGAGCGCACCGACACCCTGCGCACCGCCGACCGTGCGATTCCGCTCCCGGTCACCGGCGTCTTCGAAGTATCCGACGGCGCGATCACCGCCTGGCGCGACTACTTCGACATGGGTGCCATCAACAAGGCTTTCGACCTCTGA
- a CDS encoding nuclear transport factor 2 family protein, with amino-acid sequence MATTPTTGALHDRLVPLLDAWMAAIVANDAARIGEFMTDDWTMVSENGITSARDFLGFIASGALTHSAMQRVGDPVIQSHGTVAVLTVRVTNTAHYQGKRFDADEWTTDVYVETPQGWRCSLSHITAVATV; translated from the coding sequence ATGGCTACCACACCCACGACCGGCGCACTGCACGATCGTCTCGTGCCGTTGCTCGACGCATGGATGGCGGCCATCGTCGCCAACGATGCGGCACGGATCGGCGAATTCATGACCGACGACTGGACGATGGTCTCCGAAAACGGGATCACCAGCGCCCGGGACTTCCTGGGGTTCATCGCGTCCGGCGCGCTCACCCATTCGGCGATGCAGCGGGTGGGCGACCCGGTGATCCAAAGCCACGGCACGGTCGCGGTATTGACGGTCCGAGTCACCAATACCGCGCACTACCAAGGTAAACGGTTCGACGCCGACGAGTGGACCACGGACGTCTATGTCGAAACCCCACAGGGCTGGCGCTGCTCGCTCAGCCACATCACCGCGGTCGCGACGGTTTAG
- a CDS encoding GtrA family protein: MTVLDLERPAGANATSLFLPWVGPYPVLPAAPVAARFEQLITYLRGDRAFAQLIRFALVGGSSNIAYVLLFFAMHGIGPLIANVVGSIVSTVIANELHRQLTFHARGRVGWFTAQWEGGGLALVGLAITTAGLAALDVWAPSIGGPAEATAILAITAAVGGMRFLALRGLVF, translated from the coding sequence ATGACAGTTCTGGATCTGGAGCGACCGGCGGGAGCAAACGCGACCAGCTTGTTCCTGCCGTGGGTCGGCCCGTACCCGGTGCTACCCGCAGCACCCGTCGCGGCGCGATTCGAGCAGCTGATCACCTACCTGCGCGGCGACCGCGCGTTCGCCCAGCTCATCCGCTTCGCGCTGGTCGGCGGTTCCAGCAATATCGCCTACGTCCTGCTGTTCTTCGCGATGCACGGCATCGGCCCGCTGATCGCCAACGTGGTCGGCTCGATCGTCAGCACCGTCATCGCCAACGAACTGCATCGCCAGCTCACCTTCCACGCCCGCGGCCGCGTCGGCTGGTTCACCGCCCAGTGGGAGGGCGGCGGCTTGGCCCTCGTCGGCCTCGCCATCACCACCGCAGGCCTGGCCGCCCTCGACGTCTGGGCCCCCAGCATCGGCGGCCCCGCCGAGGCCACCGCCATCCTCGCCATCACCGCGGCAGTAGGCGGCATGCGCTTCCTCGCCCTACGCGGCCTGGTCTTCTGA
- the metE gene encoding 5-methyltetrahydropteroyltriglutamate--homocysteine S-methyltransferase codes for MTVVHQTPFTATVLGLPRVGPRRELKRATESYWAGKIDADQLHAVARELRQAQLAELQAAGLDSIPVGTFSYYDQVLDTAVLLGALPPRVAGIADPLDRYFAAARGNETVEPLEMTKWFDTNYHYLVPEIGADTAFSLHPEKLLAEVREALDLGVAARPVVIGPVTFLKLAKATGGAALDRLAELVPLYRDLLAQLAAAGLGWVQLDEPILVTDLTAAEIELVRSTYAELTASAERPAILVATYFGHPDAALTALASTDVEGIALDFTSGTDVSDVAAVPALSSKLLVAGVVDGRNVWRTDLDKSLTTLGTLLGSAGSVAVSTSSSLLHVPYTLAVETGLDDALRSWLAFGTEKVAEVRLLATGLTQGTEAISAELTDTRAALASRHTDPRLNDAQVRARLAALGPDAVTRAPAEERRVLQQDRLQLPPLPTTTIGSYPQTSAIRVARAELRKGEIDQDEYVRRMRAEVADVIALQEQLGLDVLVHGEPERNDMVQYFAEQLDGFAATELGWVQSYGTRCVRPPILFGDVARRTPMTVDWISYAQSLTDKPVKGMLTGPVTILAWSFVRDDQPLGDSARQVALAIRDETVDLQGAGIRIIQVDEPALRELLPLRKADQQAYLDWSVQSFRLATAGVSDATQVHTHLCYSEFGEVIDAIAGLDADVTSIEAARSRMEVLDDLNAAGFDLGVGPGVYDIHSPRVPSVEEITTSLRAALKAVPAERLWVNPDCGLKTRGQAEVAASLRNMVAAAAAVR; via the coding sequence GTGACTGTTGTACATCAGACACCGTTCACCGCAACGGTTCTCGGGCTACCACGGGTGGGGCCGCGACGTGAACTCAAGCGGGCCACCGAATCCTACTGGGCCGGCAAGATCGACGCCGATCAGCTGCACGCCGTCGCGCGCGAGCTGCGGCAGGCCCAGCTTGCCGAACTCCAAGCGGCAGGCCTGGATTCGATTCCCGTCGGCACCTTCTCGTACTACGACCAGGTGCTCGACACGGCCGTACTGCTCGGCGCGCTGCCACCGCGGGTCGCCGGCATCGCCGACCCGCTGGATCGGTACTTCGCGGCCGCGCGCGGCAACGAGACCGTCGAGCCGCTGGAGATGACCAAGTGGTTCGACACCAACTACCACTACCTGGTGCCGGAAATCGGTGCGGACACCGCGTTCTCGCTGCACCCGGAGAAGCTCCTGGCCGAGGTGCGCGAAGCACTGGACCTGGGTGTCGCGGCCCGGCCGGTGGTGATCGGTCCGGTCACCTTCCTGAAGCTGGCCAAGGCCACGGGCGGCGCGGCGCTGGACCGGCTCGCCGAACTGGTGCCGCTCTATCGTGACCTGCTCGCACAGCTCGCCGCAGCCGGCCTCGGCTGGGTCCAACTCGATGAGCCGATCCTGGTCACCGATCTCACTGCGGCCGAAATCGAGCTGGTGCGTAGCACTTACGCCGAACTCACCGCCTCGGCGGAGCGTCCCGCGATCCTGGTGGCGACCTACTTCGGGCACCCCGACGCCGCGCTGACCGCGCTCGCGAGCACCGACGTCGAGGGCATCGCGCTCGACTTCACCTCCGGCACCGATGTTTCCGACGTCGCGGCGGTGCCCGCGCTCTCGAGCAAACTGCTCGTCGCCGGCGTGGTCGACGGACGCAACGTGTGGCGCACGGACCTCGACAAGTCGCTGACCACCCTCGGCACCCTGCTGGGTTCGGCTGGGTCGGTGGCGGTTTCGACGTCGAGCTCGCTGCTGCACGTGCCCTACACCCTGGCCGTCGAGACCGGGCTGGACGACGCGCTGCGGTCGTGGCTGGCGTTCGGCACCGAGAAGGTCGCCGAGGTGCGGCTGCTCGCGACCGGCTTGACCCAGGGCACCGAGGCGATCAGCGCCGAACTGACCGACACCCGTGCGGCACTGGCCTCGCGCCACACCGACCCACGACTGAACGACGCACAGGTCCGTGCCCGGCTGGCCGCGCTCGGCCCGGACGCCGTCACACGCGCACCCGCCGAGGAACGCCGTGTGCTGCAACAGGATCGGCTGCAGTTGCCGCCGCTGCCGACCACCACGATCGGCTCCTACCCGCAGACCTCGGCGATCCGGGTAGCCCGGGCCGAGCTGCGCAAGGGCGAGATCGACCAGGACGAGTACGTCCGCCGGATGCGGGCCGAAGTCGCCGATGTCATCGCGCTGCAAGAACAGCTGGGCCTGGACGTGCTGGTGCACGGCGAGCCGGAGCGCAACGACATGGTGCAGTACTTCGCCGAACAGCTCGACGGCTTCGCGGCCACCGAGCTGGGCTGGGTGCAGTCCTACGGCACCCGCTGCGTGCGGCCGCCGATCCTGTTCGGCGATGTGGCGCGCCGCACGCCGATGACCGTCGACTGGATCAGCTACGCGCAATCGCTCACCGACAAGCCGGTCAAGGGCATGCTCACCGGGCCGGTGACCATCCTGGCCTGGTCGTTCGTCCGCGACGATCAGCCGCTCGGTGATTCGGCGCGTCAGGTGGCACTGGCCATCCGGGACGAGACGGTGGACCTGCAGGGTGCGGGCATCCGGATCATCCAGGTCGACGAACCCGCACTGCGCGAACTGCTTCCGTTGCGCAAGGCGGATCAGCAGGCCTACCTCGACTGGTCGGTGCAGTCGTTCCGGCTGGCGACCGCGGGGGTCTCCGACGCCACCCAGGTGCACACGCACCTGTGCTATTCGGAGTTCGGCGAGGTGATCGACGCGATCGCCGGCCTGGACGCCGACGTGACCTCGATCGAGGCGGCACGCTCCCGGATGGAGGTGCTCGACGATCTCAACGCGGCGGGCTTCGATCTCGGGGTGGGGCCGGGTGTCTACGACATCCACTCGCCGCGGGTGCCCAGTGTCGAGGAGATCACCACCTCGTTGCGGGCCGCGCTGAAAGCCGTTCCCGCCGAACGGCTCTGGGTCAACCCGGATTGCGGACTGAAGACCCGCGGCCAGGCCGAAGTGGCAGCGTCACTGCGCAACATGGTCGCCGCCGCGGCCGCGGTGCGCTGA
- the rsmD gene encoding 16S rRNA (guanine(966)-N(2))-methyltransferase RsmD produces the protein MTRIVAGTAGGRRLRVPPAGTRPTSDRVREALFSALDARIDFDGARVLDLYAGSGALGLEALSRGAAHALLVESDRKAAAIVRGNIADLGLPGAELRLGTVSSVLALGGAGEFDLVLSDPPYAVETDAVLADLRALTRGWLRPDALVVVERSIRSPEIVWPAGYSALKPRKYGETRIESATFE, from the coding sequence ATGACGCGGATCGTCGCCGGGACGGCGGGCGGGCGGCGCCTGCGGGTGCCGCCCGCTGGTACCCGCCCGACCTCCGATCGGGTGCGCGAGGCGCTGTTCAGCGCGCTCGACGCCCGGATCGACTTCGACGGCGCCAGAGTGCTCGACCTCTACGCGGGGTCGGGGGCGCTCGGGTTGGAGGCGCTCTCGCGCGGCGCCGCGCACGCGCTGCTGGTCGAATCCGATCGCAAGGCCGCGGCGATCGTGCGCGGCAACATCGCCGACCTCGGACTGCCCGGTGCGGAACTGCGTCTCGGCACGGTGTCGTCGGTGCTGGCACTGGGTGGTGCGGGCGAATTCGACCTGGTGCTCTCCGATCCGCCGTACGCGGTCGAGACCGACGCGGTGCTCGCGGATCTGCGCGCGCTGACCCGCGGCTGGCTGCGCCCGGACGCCTTGGTGGTGGTGGAGCGATCCATCCGGTCACCGGAGATCGTCTGGCCCGCAGGGTATTCCGCGCTGAAGCCGCGCAAATACGGGGAGACGCGGATCGAGTCGGCGACGTTCGAATAG
- a CDS encoding pyruvate carboxylase, translating to MFTKVLVANRGEIAIRAFRAAYELGVGTVAVFPYEDRNSVHRMKAAESYQIGEQGHPVRAYLSIDAIIDAAKSAGADAVYPGYGFLSENPDLAAACAREGITFIGPSAEVLELAGNKARAIAAAKAAGLPVLRSSAPSADVDELLAAAQELEYPIFVKAVAGGGGRGMRRVAEPAQLRESIEAASREAESAFGDPTVFLEQAVVNPRHIEVQILADQHGNVMHLFERDCSVQRRHQKVIELAPAPNLDPALRDRICADAVAFAKEIGYSCAGTVEFLLDERGNHVFIEMNPRIQVEHTVTEEITDVDLVQSQLRIAAGETLADLGLSQDKVTIRGAALQCRITTEDPANGFRPDTGRITAYRTPGGAGIRLDGGANLGAEIGAYFDSMLVKLTCRGRDFPAAVARAGRALAEFRIRGVTTNIPFLQAVLDDPDFKAGRVTTSFIDERPQLLTLRGSADRGTKILNYLADITVNKPHGERPTTVYPHDKLPAIDLSVPPPDGSRQRLLRLGPEGFARDLRAQAAVGVTDTTFRDAHQSLLATRVRTNGLLGVAGHVARLTPELLSIEAWGGATYDVALRFLYEDPWERLALLREAVPNICLQMLLRGRNTVGYTPYPEQVTRSFVSEATATGIDIFRIFDALNNVDQMRPAIDAVRETGTAIAEVALSYTGDLSNPDETLYTLDYYLKLAEQIVDAGAHVLAIKDMAGLLRAPAAATLVKALRSNFDLPVHVHTHDTPGGQLATYLAAWQAGADAVDGASAAMAGTTSQPALSAIVAAAAHSEHDTGLNLQNVCDLEPYWEALRKVYAPFESGLPAPTGRVYTHEIPGGQLSNLRQQAIALGLGDRFEEVEAKYAAADRLLGRLVKVTPSSKVVGDLALSLVGTGVDIEDFAADPGRFDIPDSVIGFLRGELGTPAGGWPEPFRSRALEGRGPAKPETPLTAADETGLAGSSEERRATLNRLLFPAPTAEFLAHREKYGDTMGLSANQFFYGLRHGEEHRVQLEKGVTLLIGLEAISEPDERGMRTVMCILNGQLRPVAVRDRSIASEIPAAEKADKGNASHIAAPFAGVVTLAVSEGDSIAVGDTIGTIEAMKMEAAITAPRAGTVGRVAIGQVQQVEGGDLLIELALRESAAE from the coding sequence ATGTTCACGAAAGTCTTGGTCGCCAACCGCGGCGAGATCGCCATCAGGGCCTTCCGTGCGGCCTACGAACTCGGCGTGGGGACGGTAGCCGTCTTCCCGTACGAGGACCGCAACTCGGTCCATCGGATGAAGGCGGCCGAGTCGTACCAGATCGGTGAGCAAGGGCACCCGGTCCGGGCCTATCTCTCGATCGACGCGATCATCGACGCGGCGAAGTCGGCGGGCGCCGACGCGGTGTACCCCGGCTACGGCTTCCTGTCCGAGAACCCGGACCTCGCGGCGGCTTGTGCCCGCGAGGGCATCACCTTCATCGGCCCCTCCGCCGAGGTGCTCGAGCTCGCGGGCAACAAGGCGCGCGCCATCGCCGCCGCCAAGGCCGCGGGCCTGCCGGTGCTGCGTTCCAGCGCGCCGAGCGCGGACGTGGACGAACTGCTCGCGGCCGCGCAGGAGCTGGAGTACCCGATCTTCGTCAAGGCGGTCGCCGGTGGTGGCGGGCGCGGCATGCGCCGGGTCGCCGAGCCCGCGCAGCTGCGCGAGTCGATCGAGGCCGCCTCGCGCGAGGCCGAATCGGCCTTCGGCGATCCGACGGTGTTCCTCGAGCAGGCGGTGGTGAACCCGCGCCACATCGAGGTGCAGATCCTGGCCGACCAGCACGGCAACGTGATGCACCTGTTCGAGCGCGACTGTTCGGTGCAGCGCAGGCACCAGAAGGTGATCGAGCTCGCACCGGCACCGAACTTGGATCCCGCACTGCGCGACCGCATCTGCGCCGACGCGGTGGCTTTCGCGAAGGAGATCGGCTACAGCTGCGCGGGCACGGTGGAGTTCCTGCTCGATGAGCGAGGCAATCACGTCTTCATCGAGATGAACCCGCGTATCCAGGTCGAGCACACGGTGACCGAGGAGATCACCGACGTCGACCTGGTGCAGTCGCAGCTGCGCATCGCCGCCGGCGAGACACTCGCGGATCTCGGCCTGAGCCAGGACAAGGTCACCATCCGCGGCGCGGCGCTGCAGTGCCGGATCACCACCGAGGACCCGGCCAACGGCTTCCGCCCGGACACCGGGCGGATCACCGCGTACCGCACGCCCGGCGGCGCGGGCATCCGGCTCGACGGCGGCGCCAACCTCGGCGCGGAGATCGGTGCCTACTTCGACTCGATGCTGGTGAAGCTCACCTGCCGCGGCCGCGACTTCCCGGCCGCGGTCGCGCGGGCCGGGCGGGCGCTGGCCGAATTCCGCATCCGCGGCGTCACCACCAACATTCCGTTCCTGCAGGCGGTACTCGACGATCCGGACTTCAAGGCGGGCCGGGTCACCACCTCGTTCATCGATGAGCGGCCGCAACTGCTGACGCTGCGCGGCTCGGCCGACCGTGGCACCAAGATTCTGAACTATCTGGCCGACATCACCGTGAACAAGCCGCACGGTGAACGGCCGACGACGGTGTACCCGCACGACAAACTGCCCGCCATCGACCTGTCGGTGCCGCCCCCGGACGGCTCGCGGCAGCGGCTGTTGCGTTTGGGCCCTGAGGGTTTCGCGCGGGATCTGCGCGCTCAGGCGGCGGTCGGCGTCACCGACACGACCTTCCGGGACGCGCATCAGTCCCTGCTCGCCACCCGGGTGCGCACCAACGGCCTGCTCGGCGTCGCCGGGCACGTCGCGCGGTTGACGCCGGAACTGCTGTCCATCGAGGCGTGGGGTGGTGCGACTTACGATGTGGCGCTGCGGTTCCTGTACGAGGACCCGTGGGAGCGCCTGGCTCTGCTGCGCGAAGCGGTGCCCAACATCTGCCTGCAGATGCTGCTGCGCGGCCGCAATACCGTCGGCTACACGCCCTACCCGGAGCAGGTGACCCGCTCGTTCGTCTCCGAGGCGACCGCGACCGGCATCGACATCTTCCGCATCTTCGACGCGCTCAACAACGTCGACCAGATGCGCCCGGCGATCGACGCGGTGCGCGAAACCGGCACGGCCATCGCCGAAGTCGCGCTCAGCTACACCGGTGATCTGTCCAACCCGGACGAAACCCTGTACACCCTGGACTATTACCTGAAACTGGCCGAGCAGATCGTCGACGCGGGCGCGCACGTGCTCGCGATCAAGGACATGGCCGGACTGCTGCGCGCTCCCGCCGCGGCGACTCTGGTCAAGGCCCTGCGGAGCAACTTCGATCTGCCGGTGCACGTGCACACCCACGACACCCCCGGCGGTCAGCTGGCCACCTACCTCGCCGCCTGGCAGGCCGGCGCCGACGCGGTCGACGGTGCCAGCGCCGCGATGGCCGGAACCACCAGTCAGCCCGCGCTTTCCGCGATCGTCGCGGCCGCGGCGCACAGCGAGCACGACACCGGACTGAACCTGCAGAACGTGTGCGATCTCGAGCCGTACTGGGAGGCGCTGCGAAAGGTGTACGCGCCGTTCGAATCCGGGCTGCCCGCCCCGACCGGCCGGGTGTACACCCACGAGATCCCCGGCGGTCAGCTGTCGAACCTGCGCCAGCAGGCCATCGCGCTCGGCCTCGGTGACCGGTTCGAAGAGGTCGAGGCCAAATACGCTGCGGCCGACCGGCTGCTGGGCCGGCTGGTGAAGGTGACGCCGTCCTCGAAGGTGGTCGGCGACCTGGCCCTGTCCCTGGTCGGCACCGGTGTGGACATCGAGGACTTCGCCGCCGACCCCGGTCGCTTCGACATCCCCGATTCCGTGATCGGTTTCCTGCGTGGCGAACTCGGCACGCCGGCGGGTGGCTGGCCGGAGCCGTTCCGCAGCCGCGCGCTGGAAGGCCGCGGCCCGGCCAAGCCCGAGACCCCGCTCACCGCCGCGGACGAGACAGGGCTGGCGGGCAGCTCCGAAGAGCGCCGGGCCACCCTCAACCGGCTGCTGTTCCCCGCGCCCACCGCCGAATTCCTCGCGCACCGGGAGAAGTACGGCGACACCATGGGGCTCTCGGCCAACCAGTTCTTCTACGGCCTGCGCCACGGTGAGGAACACCGCGTGCAGCTGGAGAAGGGTGTCACGCTGCTGATCGGCCTCGAGGCCATCTCCGAACCCGACGAGCGCGGCATGCGCACGGTCATGTGCATCCTCAACGGGCAGCTGCGCCCGGTCGCGGTGCGGGACCGGTCCATCGCCAGCGAGATCCCGGCCGCGGAGAAGGCGGACAAGGGCAACGCGAGCCACATCGCCGCCCCGTTCGCCGGAGTCGTGACATTGGCTGTGTCCGAAGGCGATTCGATCGCGGTCGGGGACACCATCGGCACCATCGAGGCGATGAAGATGGAGGCCGCGATCACCGCGCCGCGCGCGGGCACCGTCGGCCGGGTCGCGATCGGCCAGGTGCAGCAGGTCGAAGGCGGCGATCTGCTGATCGAGCTGGCGTTGCGCGAGTCCGCGGCCGAATGA
- the coaD gene encoding pantetheine-phosphate adenylyltransferase, whose amino-acid sequence MAGALCPGSFDPVTNGHIDVFTRAAAQFDEVVVTVMINKNKQGMFSVDERMEMLRESTAHLPNVRVESWYGLLVDFAKEQNVTAIVKGLRDATDFGYELQMAQMNKKLSGVETFFIATNPAFGYLSSSLVKEVAAFGGDVVDMLPPSVHKRLLTRLADRKS is encoded by the coding sequence ATGGCTGGAGCATTGTGCCCCGGGTCCTTCGACCCCGTGACCAACGGACACATCGACGTCTTCACCCGGGCCGCGGCCCAGTTCGACGAGGTCGTTGTCACCGTCATGATCAACAAGAACAAGCAGGGCATGTTCAGCGTCGACGAGCGCATGGAGATGCTGCGCGAGTCGACCGCGCACCTGCCCAACGTCCGGGTGGAGTCCTGGTACGGGCTGCTGGTCGATTTCGCCAAGGAGCAGAACGTCACCGCGATCGTGAAGGGCCTGCGCGACGCGACCGACTTCGGTTACGAACTGCAAATGGCGCAGATGAACAAAAAACTCTCCGGCGTAGAAACCTTCTTCATAGCCACCAACCCCGCCTTCGGCTACCTCTCCAGCTCCCTCGTCAAAGAAGTAGCAGCCTTCGGCGGCGACGTCGTAGACATGCTCCCCCCCTCGGTCCACAAACGCCTCCTAACCCGCCTCGCCGACCGCAAAAGCTGA
- a CDS encoding DUF1737 domain-containing protein: MTDQPLRYRLITGVDDATFCERISALLDQGYQLHGSPAVTFNGTDVIAAQALIWGSDQ, translated from the coding sequence ATGACCGATCAACCCCTGCGCTACCGATTGATCACCGGCGTCGACGACGCGACGTTCTGCGAGCGGATCAGCGCCCTGCTCGATCAGGGCTATCAGCTGCACGGCTCGCCCGCGGTGACGTTCAACGGCACGGACGTGATCGCCGCACAGGCCTTGATCTGGGGTAGCGACCAGTAG
- a CDS encoding DivIVA domain-containing protein, translating to MYRVFEALDELVAIVEEARGIPPTRSCIVPRGDVLELLDDVRDALPGELDDAQDVLDIRDKIVSDARSAADVTVTSANEQAAHTIGSAREEADRILADAKAHADRMVAEASAHADHLVNTAQAEADRVVADGNAEFEAVTNRARVESERMIEAGKASYDRSVADGEAERDRLVSQTEVVRAAHAESARVIDAAHADADAMREECDHYVDSKLADFEETLSNTLRTVGRGRHQLRSGAGAPDYAGEYRR from the coding sequence ATGTACCGCGTATTCGAAGCACTCGACGAGCTGGTCGCCATCGTCGAGGAGGCGCGTGGCATCCCGCCGACCCGCAGCTGCATCGTGCCGCGCGGCGACGTGCTCGAACTGCTCGACGACGTGCGCGACGCGTTGCCGGGCGAGCTGGACGACGCCCAGGATGTGCTGGACATCCGAGACAAGATCGTGTCCGACGCCCGCTCGGCCGCCGACGTGACGGTGACCAGCGCCAACGAGCAGGCCGCGCACACCATCGGCTCGGCCCGGGAAGAGGCCGATCGCATCCTCGCCGACGCCAAGGCGCACGCCGACCGGATGGTGGCCGAGGCCAGCGCGCACGCCGACCATCTGGTCAACACCGCGCAGGCCGAGGCCGATCGCGTGGTCGCCGACGGCAACGCCGAATTCGAGGCCGTCACCAACCGGGCCCGGGTGGAGTCCGAGCGAATGATCGAGGCGGGCAAGGCTTCTTACGACCGCTCGGTGGCCGACGGCGAAGCGGAGCGGGACCGGCTCGTCTCGCAGACCGAGGTGGTGCGGGCCGCGCACGCCGAATCCGCGCGGGTGATCGACGCGGCGCACGCCGACGCCGACGCGATGCGCGAGGAATGCGACCACTACGTCGACTCGAAACTCGCCGACTTCGAGGAAACCCTCTCCAATACCTTGCGCA